The following is a genomic window from Mya arenaria isolate MELC-2E11 chromosome 4, ASM2691426v1.
AGGTTCgttacaaaaagtatttttaccGGAGAAacaaaaagttttcattttacgAATAAATGTGGTAATATGAACGTTGGTTTGAGCAATATAAATTTCAGTAAAGCATTTTGTAGATAATCAAAAGATAAGCGTAATCAACGGATTAAATGGAGTTATAATAGCTAAAATATAGacaatttataaatgtataaaaaacattcatgatATAATTGAGAGGGAAGCTTTGCAGCACATACAATGTCTTACTTCTGTCAGTCTTTCAAGCTGCTTATACTGGTGTAAAGGGGGCGGACAGATCAGGTCAGTGGTAGAATAAAGTTTGctctaatatatattttggagaGATGAATGTTTGGCTAAACGAGGTTGAAGATCGTTGCGTTAATTAGGTATGTTGCCTCTTTATACACAGTAGTTTTTTATGCAAAGACCTAATAGCAGATAAGTGTTATTAGAGCATGAGTGTTATTAGCGCATGATATATAAGGACAGTTGAAGAAGaaatcaagtcaagtcaagtcaatgtCTGTTTGTTGTcggaaaaaatataacatattcacATATGCAATGTAAGTAACAGACCAATTGTAACGGTGACAATATTCTTATTAACGTTATTTTTGATGATataaattaaatggatatttgtCTTCATTCTgaatatttagttattattgTAGGGTATATTTGATTGTTAACGAATACGTAAGTTTTTGACAACCGTCTTGGTACAAATGCACATTAATGCATAAattgtcatgttaattacaaaaacgtgtgtGCTTTGGGTTGTTTAGCTGTCACATTTGCCTCATATtctatgtatttatgtttgatCATTTGTTCTGTAGAGTAGAGAGAGTCGGTAGTCGGGGTGAAGTCCGGGCGGTCAGGATGTTGTGATGGGTTCGCATGTAATTTATCTAGAAttaaattatcatattaaaaaaaacatttttaatacagaAATAACATTTGAACAACTGTTGGTTTAATGAAATAGAGTTCTAGAAAGTTCTGGAAAGTTCTGTGGCTGTTACGCTACACAAAGCATACTTAGTATCCTCTTCTTTTCATAACCTAAATTTTAAGAGAGTTTGTTTGGACAAATTACTACCTAACGTTTACATTTGTATAAGCAAATCAGAATAATACACGattattgatgtttttattgataacatggtaaattgtttttatttcttaccTATTTAATATCTTATATCTAAAATCCCCAAAATACAACTGTCTTCATATTCTGTAGCTTTAGGaatgttcaataaaattgcattaaaattgTGTATCGATGGTAACAAATAGAAACAGTTAAGACATTAAAGCTTTTCCCAAGAGGAAAATAATCTTgccaaattaataaaaaagaaaatatcgaCAACTGATGTTTCATACCTTGATGACGAGTTTGCTCTAtaacaagtttttttaacacAAGACATACAATCAAACACGTGAAAAGAAAGTTAACACAcagtaaaaaaatgtgttttaaacgACAATAAAGTAAGTGAGCTATTTTTcgcaaatgaaataaaatacatatgtacACGCGTTGTCATTCCACTTATAGTCATTAATACCGACGTGATGCAAATGACCACAATCTCCGGCACCGTCCGGCTGTCTGTCAATCCAATCTGCAAGTAAATGGTTCATTTAGTAacttgttattgttgttgttcgaaatagaaaacagagattttaccactaccactaccactactacaacCACTACATCTACCACGTATACCACTtctaccacttctactactactactactactactactactactactactactactactactactactactactactactactactactactactactactactactactactacttctactactactactactactactactactactactactactactactattactactactactactactactactactactactactactactactactactactactactactactactactactactactactactactactactactactactactactactactactactactacaactaatactaattataataacaataataattgttatgatgataataattaaactcatataataatcaaacttttaatatttataaaaataacaatattccAGGAATTAGATTTAAGTATTTCTATGACAATTGTTATGCTTAAATCTAAAGAAGAAGGTGAAATTGTCTAGAGAGGAGCTAATTCCTGTATAAACGAATCTTTCATAGTTAAATGATTCTCTGTGAAACCTTAATTGGTTTATGCTGTTGTTTAATATTTGGGTATTTTTATCAGATATATTTGATACAGGCCGTTTGTATGCCTCAGTGCTTATTAAAGCTTTTGATTGAAAGAAAATCGAATTAAAAGCTTATGATCATGCGCTTGTCCGTTCATTATGCGTCCATGCATTTTATCAGGTAAACGTATCCAAACCACTTTCTTAACAGTGCGAATTATTCTTTATAAATTACGTGTTGAAAATATGACGGTATCCTTTGTTATATCGGTAAAAAACATGAGTAAAGGTTGGCTCCGATACATCGCTCCAAAGGCAAGCACATTTGTCTTATACTGCCATCTATGGTAATACATACTAATAAAGGTTGGCTCCGATGCATCGCTCAAGATCCAGTCACCAACGCCAGATACTGCCTATTCTGGTAAATTATATCACTCAGTGTTTGCCTAGAAACATCGTTCCAAATCGAATAAAGTTCGCCTGATACTATAGTTATACATATCAGTAAAGGTTGAATTCGAACATCGCTTTAGTTTCAGTCACTCGCATGATAATGCCACGAATGGTGATACATACAAGTAAAAGTTGACTCAGATGCATCGCTCCAAAACCAGTCATTTTCGCCTTAtactatgttatgtatataCTATCAGTTAAGGTTGGCTCCGATGCATCGCTAAAATTCAAGAGCACCTTCGGCTGATAATGCCGCATTAAATAAAATTGGCAGTACAAATTGGCTCCGATGCATCGTGCTAGGCCAAGTGACCTTCGGCTGATACTGACAACTGTGGCTAAACATATCAGTAAAGTTCGTCATCGAGCCATCCTTCCAGAAAAATCACATTCGCCTGGAACTACCGCTTGTGGGAATTAATTTCAGTACAAGTTGGCTTCGTGACATCGCTCAAGAACCAATCTAATTCGACTGATACTGTCACCTATGGTTATAAGATTTAGTAATGCGGCCCCGATTCATCGTTTCAAATACAATCACCTTCAGCTGATACTGCCATTTATGGTTTAACATAGTAGAAAACGTTGGTATTGAATTAGTGCTCCAGATCAAATCACTTTCGCCAGATACTGCCACCTATATTAATACATACCAGTATATGTTAGCCTCGACCCATAGCTCCGGATCTAATCACTTTCGCCTGATACTTCCAACTATGGTAATACATTTGTGTAAAGGTGGACTCCGAACATCCCTTTTGACCCAATTAGATTCGCTTAATACATACCATTAGAGGTAGGCTCCGAACCATTGCTTCATATCTCCAATCTCATTAAGCTGATACTGTCACGTGTGGTAATGCATACAAGTAAAGACTAACCATTCCTCCATACCCGAATAACCTCAGCTGACATATATGGTTGTATATACCCGTAAAGGTGGGCTCCGAGCAATCGCTACGGATGTGGCAATACATACCGGTACATACGGGCTACGACTATGGTTTAACTTACCAGTAAAGGTTGGCTCCGAGCCATCGCTCCAGTTCCAATCACCTTCGGTCGCTTGGTCCGTCAGACCAATCCACCAGTGTCGAGCTGTCGGGTCGCACACAGAACAAATTCATTAGAAATAACTTTCATCCAAACCAATCAAATACCTCTTAAAAATAGAAtgtaacatttgaaacaaatgtcGGATCAGTTGCCGAACACATTCTCAAGACTATATTATTGACTTTTTACTACATCTTAACAAGAATAGAGACAAGAATATGCACAAATCCGTGAGTTTTAACGGAAAAACAACCGtctaaaatacatatttggatGTTAATGAAAAACACTCATCATAGTGTACGTACGAATCATTTGACGAGCAACGTCTTTGAGAAATGTGTTTACTGCTTCATCATTTATCTCGACCAGGTGACTGTCTCTTCCTTTAcagaaaatctgaaaaaaatgtcaccGGCAGCAGCTTaagatagttttgttttaattatggaATAGACATGGAGACATGCTCGAAACTCAAATTAAACCATGGTGTGTTTATTGTAACTGGTAATACACATCAAACATATAGCTTGGTATGCATTCACTATTCATGATGTTTCGtcattgtcaaatattgttgttaGCGTGTTATACTTCAGCAAAGAAGTAATTGCATTTATGTAAACTAATAATTGCCAGGATTTACAATATGGCTCGTCCCTCTTAGTATGCGTGTACTTGATATAACAAACATCCTTCttggtttaaacaattattttctgaATCAATCTTTTGATAGCTTTATTTCCCGACGGCTTTAATATCTGAATGGCAGTTTGATATGTCTTGATTGTGTTTGGTTGTACACTTATGAGTCGAAAATAAcgtatttgttgtttgtttaaggtTGTTGTCTGAtacaagtattatttttaaCGGTTATCTCTAGGGATGAGTACCGTTCTAGTATTAAACAGAATACCGGAATTAGACGTTCGGTTGATATATCGTACGAACGTTCGCGTATCGGTCAAAATATCGATCAAAGAAAggattgataaaaaaaaaaaacattttttgttttatttactttgtatcattttaattcaTCGCGCCGCAATAatggttttcaaaaaatattatgcCGTACCGATTGCGTCTAGTACGATACTGCTG
Proteins encoded in this region:
- the LOC128232195 gene encoding alpha-N-acetylgalactosamine-specific lectin-like produces the protein MKLALTLAFCFIVKVANGNTVLQSSCQLDLETTVLKSLELLKNALGRGECPPACPDGWLYNQGSCYFYANEALAYADAQIFCKGRDSHLVEINDEAVNTFLKDVARQMIPRHWWIGLTDQATEGDWNWSDGSEPTFTDWIDRQPDGAGDCGHLHHVGINDYKWNDNACTYVFYFICEK